Proteins encoded within one genomic window of Balaenoptera ricei isolate mBalRic1 chromosome 10, mBalRic1.hap2, whole genome shotgun sequence:
- the MAGOHB gene encoding protein mago nashi homolog 2 isoform X2, whose amino-acid sequence MAMASDFYLRYYVGHKGKFGHEFLEFEFRPDGKLRYANNSNYKNDVMIRKEAYVHKSVMEELKRIIDDSEITKEDDALWPPPDRVGRQELEIVIGDEHISFTTSKIGSLIDVNQSKAWLIETDL is encoded by the exons ATGGCTATGGCCAGCGATTTCTACCTGCGCTACTATGTAGGGCACAAGGGAAAGTTTGGACACGAGTTTCTGGAATTTGAGTTTCGGCCGGACG GAAAACTTAGATATGCTAACAACAGCAATTATAAAAATGATGTCATGATCAGAAAAGAG GCTTATGTACACAAGAGTGTAATGGAGGAACTGAAGAGAATTATTGATGACAGTGAGATTACAAAAGAAGATGATGCTTTGTGGCCTCCCCCTGACAGGGTTGGCCGGCAG gagCTTGAAATTGTAATTGGAGATGAACACATTTCTTTTACCACATCAAAAATAGGTTCTCTTATTGATGTTAATCAGTCAAA
- the MAGOHB gene encoding protein mago nashi homolog 2 isoform X1: protein MAMASDFYLRYYVGHKGKFGHEFLEFEFRPDGKLRYANNSNYKNDVMIRKEAYVHKSVMEELKRIIDDSEITKEDDALWPPPDRVGRQELEIVIGDEHISFTTSKIGSLIDVNQSKDPEGLRVFYYLVQDLKCLVFSLIGLHFKIKPI from the exons ATGGCTATGGCCAGCGATTTCTACCTGCGCTACTATGTAGGGCACAAGGGAAAGTTTGGACACGAGTTTCTGGAATTTGAGTTTCGGCCGGACG GAAAACTTAGATATGCTAACAACAGCAATTATAAAAATGATGTCATGATCAGAAAAGAG GCTTATGTACACAAGAGTGTAATGGAGGAACTGAAGAGAATTATTGATGACAGTGAGATTACAAAAGAAGATGATGCTTTGTGGCCTCCCCCTGACAGGGTTGGCCGGCAG gagCTTGAAATTGTAATTGGAGATGAACACATTTCTTTTACCACATCAAAAATAGGTTCTCTTATTGATGTTAATCAGTCAAA ggatCCTGAAGGTCTTCGAGTATTTTACTATTTGGTACAGGACCTGAAATGTTTAGTTTTTAGTCTTATTGGATTACATTTCAAGATTAAACCAATCTAA